A genomic segment from Micropterus dolomieu isolate WLL.071019.BEF.003 ecotype Adirondacks linkage group LG03, ASM2129224v1, whole genome shotgun sequence encodes:
- the LOC123968965 gene encoding glycogen synthase kinase binding protein yields MPCRKENYIFLEQSVTVGSKEVDALVTKIGEALQLHNNNSGHQKKTVSVAVSCLHGLTGSGTGGVKPAGIISGCGGGGSTGAPQKRTGCCMRLRNNRGHRRESSRASPYRIPGSNSDQDWDQSIKPWNKKRINVEEDDPHRLLQELILSGNLIKEAVRRLQFSATDCGDFPKAADNVPC; encoded by the coding sequence ATGCCGTGTCGGAAGGAGAACTACATCTTCTTGGAGCAGTCCGTTACCGTGGGCTCCAAAGAAGTGGACGCGCTGGTGACTAAAATCGGCGAGGCGCTGCAGCTCCACAACAATAACAGCGGCCACCAGAAGAAGACGGTGTCCGTGGCTGTGTCGTGTCTGCACGGGCTCACCGGCAGCGGCACCGGCGGGGTTAAACCCGCGGGCATCATCAGCGGCTGCGGCGGCGGTGGAAGCACCGGAGCTCCGCAGAAACGCACAGGCTGCTGCATGCGGCTCCGGAACAACCGGGGACACCGGCGGGAGAGCAGCAGGGCAAGCCCGTATAGAATCCCCGGGTCCAACAGCGACCAGGACTGGGACCAATCCATCAAACCGTGgaacaaaaaaagaatcaaCGTGGAGGAGGACGACCCGCACCGGCTCCTCCAGGAGTTAATTTTATCGGGGAACCTGATTAAAGAGGCCGTGAGGAGGCTGCAGTTCTCCGCGACGGACTGTGGAGATTTCCCCAAGGCGGCGGACAATGTGCCGTGCTGA